A single region of the Triticum dicoccoides isolate Atlit2015 ecotype Zavitan chromosome 2B, WEW_v2.0, whole genome shotgun sequence genome encodes:
- the LOC119363297 gene encoding putative cell wall protein, whose protein sequence is MASKSASLLILAALVAAACLAGLGSAARSVPAEKPAEDAVKRPDTFQEGTVLIPGIGRYELGTHYIPDIGGLDHSIPAAASGQFIPGADDTWVPNPGFEVPNPFRPRSESP, encoded by the coding sequence ATGGCCAGCAAGTCGGCGTCCCTGCTGATCCTCGCGGCGCTGGTGGCCGCGGCGTGCCTCGCCGGGCTGGGCTCGGCGGCGCGCAGCGTGCCGGCGGAGAAGCCCGCGGAGGATGCGGTGAAGCGGCCGGACACGTTCCAGGAGGGGACGGTGCTGATCCCGGGGATCGGGCGGTACGAGCTGGGCACCCACTACATCCCGGACATCGGCGGGCTGGACCACAGCATCCCGGCCGCCGCCAGCGGGCAGTTCATCCCCGGCGCCGACGACACCTGGGTGCCCAACCCGGGCTTCGAGGTGCCCAACCCCTTCCGCCCCCGCTCCGAGTCCCCCTGA
- the LOC119363298 gene encoding peptidyl-prolyl cis-trans isomerase CYP37, chloroplastic-like, translating into MASRMATVVLAGALPVPPRAPAAAAGGTKFVVWTKRPSFHHGIRCGVARAPRSRPHHASSPTTAEEGVLELLKSAVAAIAIIAQISVALPANAVLYSPDTNVPRTGELALRRAIPANPSMKTIQNSLEDISYLLRIPQRKPYGSMEGDVKKAMQIATENKEAMLASMPAELKEKGSELYTTLLEGKGGLQTLLKYIKDKDNDRLSVALASSLDTIAELELLQAPGLSFLLPKQYLEYPRLTGRAVVEFTVEKGDGSTFFPTAGGEPKSAATIQVVVDGYSAPLTAGNIAKLVLDGAYDGATLKSVSQAIIVDSETGKKGYTLPLEVMPAGQFEPLYRSPLSIQDGELPVLPMSVYGSVAMSHSEDSDEYSSPTQFFFYLYDKRNSGLGGISFEEGQFSVFGYATDGRDVLSQIKAGDKIRSAKLIQGRERLVLPAAASAPAPADPTPAPADPTLAPAES; encoded by the exons ATGGCATCGCGAATGGCCACGGTAGTGCTTGCCGGTGCCCTCCCCGTACCCCCGCGCGCTCCCGCGGCCGCGGCCGGCGGCACCAAGTTCGTCGTGTGGACGAAGCGCCCGAGCTTCCACCACGGCATTCGCTGCGGCGTCGCCCGTGCACCGCGCAGCCGCCCGCACCACGCCTCCTCCCCAACCACGGCTGAG GAGGGGGTTCTCGAGCTGCTCAAGAGCGCCGTCGCGGCGATTGCTATCATCGCCCAGATTTCCGTGGCGCTGCCGGCGAACGCGGTCCTCTACTCGCCGGACACGAACGTGCCCAGGACGGGGGAGCTCGCGCTGCGAAGGGCCATCCCTGCCAACCCAAGCATGAAGACCATACAG AACTCGTTGGAGGACATCTCGTACCTGCTGAGGATACCACAGAGGAAGCCGTATGGCTCCATGGAGGGGGATGTCAAGAAAGCCATGCAG ATAGCAACTGAAAACAAGGAGGCAATGTTGGCAAGCATGCCTGCAGAACTCAAGGAAAAGGGCTCGGAGCTATATACCACTTTGCTTGAAGGGAAG GGTGGTTTACAAACTCTCTTGAAATATATTAAGGATAAGGACAATGATAGACTCTCCGTAGCGCTTGCTTCTTCTCTTGATACTATTGCTGAATTGGAGCTGTTGCAG GCTCCAGGCTTATCCTTTCTCTTACCTAAACAGTATTTAGAGTACCCAAG GCTAACAGGAAGAGCAGTTGTTGAATTCACAGTTGAGAAAGGTGATGGCTCAACATTCTTTCCAACTGCTGGTGGTGAACCCAAAAGTGCTGCTACAATTCAG GTTGTAGTTGATGGATATTCTGCCCCACTGACTGCTGGAAACATTGCGAAACTG GTTTTGGATGGGGCATATGATGGTGCAACACTGAAATCTGTGAGCCAGGCAATCATTGTAGACAGTGAGACTGGGAAGAAAGGGTATACTCTTCCATTGGAGGTCATGCCTGCTGGACAGTTTGAACCACTATACAGAAGCCCGCTAAGTATTCAG GATGGGGAATTGCCAGTCCTTCCAATGTCTGTATACGGCTCTGTTGCCATGTCACATAGTGAGGATTCAGATGAATACTCGTCACCAACCCAGTTCTTCTTCTATCTGTATGATAAGAGAAAT TCTGGTTTAGGAGGAATATCTTTCGAGGAGGGACAATTTTCAGTTTTTGG GTATGCCACAGACGGAAGAGATGTCCTTTCACAGATTAAGGCTGGAGATAAAATTCGCTCCGCCAAGCTGATACAGGGCCGGGAACGCCTTGTACTGCCGGCAGCAGCTTCAGCGCCAGCCCCAGCTGATCCAACGCCGGCTCCAGCAGATCCAACGCTGGCTCCGGCAGAGAGCTGA
- the LOC119363299 gene encoding caffeoylshikimate esterase-like: protein MTQEDAHAPVNFWGEHPATEAEYYAALGAEGESSYFTTPDDAGARRLFTRSWRPAAGGGVSARPRALVFMVHGYGNDISWAFQATAVFLARSGFACFAADLPGHGRSHGLQAFVPDLEVAVADLLAFFRSVRRREEHAGLPCFLFGESMGGAICLLIHLRTPPEEWAGAVLVAPMCRISDRIRPRWPVPEILTLVSRFAPTLPIVPTADLIEKSVKVPAKRLIAARNPMRYNGRPRLGTVMELLRATDELGARLGEVTIPFLVVHGSADEVTDPAVSRALYEAAASKDKTIKMYDGMLHSMLFGEPEENIERVRGDILAWLSERCTPAATS from the coding sequence ATGACTCAGGAAGACGCGCATGCGCCCGTGAACTTCTGGGGCGAGCACCCGGCGACGGAGGCGGAGTACTACGCAGCCCTCGGCGCGGAGGGCGAGTCCTCCTACTTCACCACGCCGGACGACGCGGGCGCGCGCCGCCTCTTCACGCGCTCGTGGCGCCCGGCTGCTGGTGGGGGCGTCAGCGCGCGGCCGAGGGCGCTCGTATTCATGGTCCATGGCTACGGCAACGACATTAGCTGGGCGTTCCAGGCCACGGCCGTCTTCCTGGCCCGCTCCGGCTTCGCCTGCTTCGCCGCCGACCTCCCCGGCCACGGCCGCTCCCACGGCCTGCAGGCCTTCGTCCCCGATCTTGAGGTCGCCGTCGCCGACCTCCTCGCCTTCTTCCGgtccgtccggcggcgcgaggagcacGCCGGGCTGCCGTGCTTCCTGTTCGGGGAGTCAATGGGCGGGGCCATCTGCCTGCTGATCCACCTCCGCACGCCGCCGGAGGAGTGGGCGGGGGCCGTGCTGGTGGCGCCCATGTGCAGGATCTCCGATCGGATCCGGCCGCGCTGGCCGGTGCCGGAGATCCTCACCCTCGTGTCGCGGTTCGCGCCGACTCTCCCCATCGTGCCCACGGCCGACCTCATCGAGAAGTCCGTCAAGGTGCCCGCCAAGCGCCTGATCGCCGCGCGCAACCCCATGCGCTACAACGGCCGGCCCAGGCTCGGCACCGTCATGGAGCTGCTGCGCGCCACCGACGAGCTCGGCGCGCGCCTCGGCGAGGTCACCATCCCGTTCCTCGTCGTGCACGGCAGCGCCGACGAGGTGACCGACCCCGCCGTCAGCCGCGCGTTGTACGAGGCCGCGGCCAGCAAGGACAAGACCATCAAGATGTACGACGGGATGCTCCACTCCATGCTCTTCGGCGAGCCGGAGGAGAACATCGAGCGCGTCCGGGGCGACATCCTCGCCTGGCTCAGCGAGAGATGCACGCCGGCAGCAACTTCCTAA